ACGATGACGACGGCGTCCGCGAGGTCGTGTTGGCGAACTCGTTCCTGGACTCGGTCGATTCCCTCGTCCTCGGTGAGTTCGACGTCGACGAAGGCGAAGTCGCGGGTCGAGGAGAGCCCCCGACGACTGATCGCCACCTCGTCGTCCTCGAAGTCGACGAGATTGTATCCTCGATCCTCGCGTTCGCTCGCGCTCGCACGCTCGGTCGACCCGCAGTAGGTAACCCACGTCTCGGATACTTCTGCCGTGTCGGGCTTGTGGTTGTCACCCAGCAGAACGGCGTCGAAGTCGACCGTCGATTCCTCGAGGACGGTTTCGGTGTCCCAGTCGGCGTGTGCGAAGGGTTCGAAGAGGCCGTGACTCACCAGACTCGCGTGGTCCGCGCCGTCCGGAAGTGCGTCGAAGTCGTATGTGAGATCGTCTCGGCGCGAGCGGGGGACGAAGTCGAGTCCGTAGAAGGCGGTGTCGTCGATGACGATTGGCTCGGCGCCGAGCCGAGTCGCCAGTCCGAGATCCGCGAAGAGATCGAGCCACTGGGCGTCCCGTTTCGACTCGTGATTGCCGACGACGGCGAGGAAGGGTATATCGGCGTCGGAAAGCGTTCGGAGGATGTCGACGGTTCCTTGCAGGTCGACCAGTCCCGGCCGGCGATCGTGGAAGAGGTCGCCGGCGTGGATCACCGCGTCGACGTCGTCGGTAACCGCGTCCTCGACGACGGCTCGGAACGCCTCGAGAAAGTCCTGTCGTCGGTCGGGCGAGTTGTACTGCTGGTACCCGATGTGGGTATCGCCCGTATGGATAACCCGCGTCATTGGCCTGTCGTAGACCGGCCGACCCTAAAGGGGTTCCGTGACCACGGTGAAAGTATACTGGTCGTGACGATCCCCGCAAACGAGGACTCCTCGATACTGGCAGCCGCTGACCGAACGGGACGCCCACGAGGGGGATGCGACGGACCTCTCCCGTCTCCCTCGTGCGAGAATTCGTATAGCGTACTCCGGGCAGCCGTCGGCTCGTGTCTTTCGAGACGAAATCGACGGGCGGAGAACCGAGTAGCCGAAATTGATCGCCTTCGTTACGTTTGAATGTCGAGACTGTACAGGCGCTTGCGGGCGTCGGAGAAGGAGAACCGGGAGTCGATGACGTTCTGTTCGTCGAGGCGGTTCA
This portion of the Natrinema salinisoli genome encodes:
- the mre11 gene encoding DNA double-strand break repair protein Mre11 — translated: MTRVIHTGDTHIGYQQYNSPDRRQDFLEAFRAVVEDAVTDDVDAVIHAGDLFHDRRPGLVDLQGTVDILRTLSDADIPFLAVVGNHESKRDAQWLDLFADLGLATRLGAEPIVIDDTAFYGLDFVPRSRRDDLTYDFDALPDGADHASLVSHGLFEPFAHADWDTETVLEESTVDFDAVLLGDNHKPDTAEVSETWVTYCGSTERASASEREDRGYNLVDFEDDEVAISRRGLSSTRDFAFVDVELTEDEGIDRVQERVRQHDLADAVVIVTVEGEGRPIAPAAVEELAIDRGALVARVNDRRDLPDEDDDVSVSFANPDDAVRERIREMGLSNAALEIDETVRSDGTVDSNVRESVERRVRELLEDDESAFEPAPEREPGDDDVTTVADQLADESASATDTADDESSDAEPEGTAGDAETPVADQQGATETDDAASATDDDGVEDAGEAEETADADTASLGDFA